In one Pseudomonas tensinigenes genomic region, the following are encoded:
- the choX gene encoding choline ABC transporter substrate-binding protein codes for MRKLSTVVTVGLIALSSASAFAEQSCDTVKMADPGWSDIAATNAITGFLLDGMGYKAKVDTLAVPITFGGLKDGQVDVFLGNWMPAQQGFYDKFVATGDVTQLAKNLDGTEFTLAVPDYVWDAGVHNFADLNKYADKFDRKIYGIGSGAPANISLQEIIKKNDFDMGQWKLIESSEQAMLAEVSRAVKKQKFVTFLGWTPHPMNVQLKMHYLKGGEKYFGDTGSVFTLTRKGYAEACPNVGKLLTNLSFTQEMENSIMAEVVNKKVTNAEAAKAWIKANPAVLDKWLDGVKTVDGKDALAAVKAKL; via the coding sequence ATGCGCAAGTTATCCACAGTAGTGACGGTTGGCCTGATCGCGTTGAGCAGCGCTTCGGCCTTCGCCGAGCAGAGCTGCGACACGGTGAAGATGGCCGATCCGGGCTGGAGCGACATCGCCGCGACCAATGCGATCACCGGGTTTCTGCTGGACGGCATGGGCTACAAGGCCAAGGTCGACACCCTCGCGGTGCCGATCACCTTCGGTGGTTTGAAGGACGGCCAGGTGGACGTGTTTCTCGGCAACTGGATGCCGGCGCAGCAGGGCTTCTACGACAAGTTCGTCGCCACCGGTGACGTCACGCAACTGGCGAAGAACCTCGACGGCACCGAATTCACCCTCGCCGTGCCGGACTACGTGTGGGACGCGGGTGTGCATAACTTTGCCGACCTGAACAAATACGCGGACAAGTTCGATCGTAAGATCTACGGCATCGGTTCGGGTGCGCCGGCGAATATCTCGCTGCAGGAAATCATCAAGAAGAACGACTTCGACATGGGCCAGTGGAAGCTGATCGAATCCAGCGAACAGGCGATGCTGGCTGAAGTGTCGCGGGCGGTGAAGAAACAGAAATTCGTCACCTTCCTCGGCTGGACGCCGCACCCGATGAACGTGCAGTTGAAGATGCATTACCTCAAGGGCGGCGAGAAGTACTTTGGCGACACTGGCAGCGTGTTTACGCTGACGCGTAAAGGGTATGCCGAGGCGTGTCCGAATGTGGGTAAGTTGCTGACCAATCTGTCGTTCACCCAGGAGATGGAGAACAGCATCATGGCTGAGGTGGTGAACAAGAAGGTCACCAATGCCGAAGCGGCGAAGGCGTGGATCAAGGCGAATCCGGCGGTGTTGGACAAGTGGCTGGATGGGGTGAAGACCGTGGATGGCAAGGATGCGTTGGCGGCGGTGAAAGCGAAGCTTTGA
- a CDS encoding SulP family inorganic anion transporter yields MAFPSRHSLLPFLTWLPRQTRASVGRDLIVGLSGAILALPQSIAYALIAGLPPEYGLYAAIIPVLIACLWGSSWHLICGPTAAISIVLFASVSPLAVPASQDYITLILLLTLLAGIFQWLLGLLRFGALVNFVSHSVVLGFTLGAAVVIAIGQLPNLLGLELPAKATALASLMDLLHHLRAVDKPSLVLGVATVVVGVVLKQLLPRWPTLLITLALASLLVWLWPAMFGHVHLVSAFVGRLPPFSALPLDLDLILRLLPSAVAVGMLGLVTSLSIARSISARSQQLLDANQEVRAQGLSNIVGAFFSGSLSAGSFTRSGLSYEAGACSPLAGVFSAIWVALFAIFGAGLIAHIPIPAMAGSILLIAWGLVDHRGIRALLRVSRAEFVVMALTCLATLLLELQTAIYAGVLASLFFYLKRTSQPRVQHWRDGEDDVLRVGGSIFFGASHYLQVRLQRLHGARVVIEAQQINFIDYSGVEMLHQEARRLLRQNRSLTLRRARPQVVEELRKLEGPEKCPIRFED; encoded by the coding sequence ATGGCCTTCCCCAGCCGCCACTCTCTCTTGCCCTTCCTCACCTGGCTACCGCGGCAAACCCGCGCCAGTGTCGGACGGGATCTGATCGTCGGCCTCAGCGGTGCGATTCTCGCGTTACCCCAGTCGATCGCCTACGCGCTGATCGCCGGTCTGCCACCTGAATATGGCCTCTACGCCGCAATCATCCCGGTGCTGATTGCCTGCCTGTGGGGTTCGTCGTGGCATTTGATCTGTGGCCCGACGGCAGCCATTTCGATCGTGCTGTTTGCCAGCGTCAGTCCCTTAGCGGTCCCGGCGTCGCAGGACTACATCACCCTGATCTTGTTGCTGACCTTGCTTGCCGGAATTTTCCAATGGCTGCTCGGCCTGCTGCGCTTCGGTGCGCTGGTGAATTTCGTTTCGCATTCAGTGGTGCTGGGGTTCACTCTTGGCGCGGCGGTGGTGATCGCCATCGGGCAGTTGCCGAATCTGTTGGGGCTGGAGTTGCCGGCCAAAGCCACGGCGCTGGCGAGTCTGATGGATCTGCTGCATCACCTCAGGGCTGTGGATAAACCTTCGTTGGTACTCGGTGTGGCGACGGTGGTTGTCGGTGTGGTGTTGAAACAATTGCTGCCGCGCTGGCCGACGCTGTTGATAACCCTCGCTTTGGCCAGCCTGCTGGTGTGGCTGTGGCCGGCGATGTTCGGCCATGTGCATCTGGTCAGCGCGTTTGTCGGGCGGTTACCGCCGTTCAGTGCGTTGCCGCTGGATCTCGATTTGATCTTGCGCCTGCTGCCGAGCGCCGTCGCAGTGGGCATGCTCGGACTGGTCACCAGTCTGTCGATTGCCCGCTCGATTTCGGCGCGGTCGCAACAGTTGCTCGATGCCAATCAGGAAGTCCGCGCGCAGGGTTTATCGAATATTGTCGGGGCGTTCTTTTCCGGATCGTTGTCGGCAGGCTCGTTTACTCGCTCGGGATTGAGTTATGAGGCGGGCGCTTGCTCACCACTGGCCGGGGTGTTTTCGGCGATCTGGGTCGCGCTGTTCGCGATATTTGGCGCCGGGCTGATCGCGCACATTCCGATCCCGGCGATGGCCGGGAGCATTCTGCTGATTGCCTGGGGACTGGTGGATCACCGCGGCATTCGTGCCTTGTTGCGGGTTAGCCGCGCCGAGTTCGTGGTCATGGCCCTGACGTGTCTGGCGACGTTGCTGCTGGAGTTGCAGACGGCGATTTATGCCGGTGTGCTGGCCTCGCTGTTCTTCTATCTCAAGCGCACCTCGCAACCGCGCGTGCAGCATTGGCGCGACGGCGAGGACGATGTGTTGCGCGTCGGCGGCTCGATCTTTTTCGGCGCCAGCCATTATCTTCAGGTGCGTCTGCAACGCCTGCACGGCGCGCGAGTGGTGATCGAGGCGCAGCAGATCAACTTCATCGACTACTCAGGGGTGGAGATGCTGCATCAGGAGGCGCGACGGTTGTTACGCCAGAATCGCAGTTTGACGTTGCGCCGGGCGCGGCCGCAGGTGGTGGAGGAGTTGCGCAAGCTTGAGGGGCCGGAGAAGTGCCCGATCCGGTTTGAGGATTGA
- the aroE gene encoding shikimate dehydrogenase: protein MDRYVVFGNPIGHSKSPMIHKLFAEQTGQHLDYSTLLAPLEDFAGCATAFFQEGRGANVTVPFKEDAYRLANSLTARAQRAGAVNTLSKLADGSLLGDNTDGAGLVRDLTVNAGFSLTGKRILLLGAGGAVRGALEPLLAEQPASVIIANRTVDKAELLAELFCDLGPVSASGFDWLREPVDVIINATSASLTGDVPPIAPSLIEPGKTLCYDMMYGKEPTAFCRWASENGAAVAMDGLGMLAEQAAEAFYLWRGVRPDTAPVLAELRRQLAQ from the coding sequence ATGGATCGTTACGTCGTTTTCGGTAACCCGATCGGCCACAGCAAATCGCCGATGATTCACAAGCTGTTCGCCGAACAGACGGGTCAGCACCTCGACTACAGCACGTTGCTGGCGCCGCTCGAGGATTTTGCGGGTTGCGCCACGGCGTTTTTTCAGGAGGGTCGCGGCGCCAACGTTACCGTGCCGTTCAAGGAAGACGCTTACCGTTTGGCCAATAGCCTGACTGCTCGTGCGCAGCGGGCCGGCGCGGTGAACACCTTGAGCAAACTCGCCGACGGTTCGCTGCTCGGCGACAACACCGACGGCGCCGGGCTGGTGCGGGATCTGACGGTGAATGCCGGGTTCAGCCTGACGGGCAAACGCATCTTGCTGCTCGGCGCCGGCGGCGCCGTGCGTGGGGCGCTGGAGCCGTTGCTGGCGGAGCAACCGGCCTCAGTCATCATCGCCAATCGCACAGTGGACAAGGCTGAGTTGCTGGCCGAGTTGTTCTGCGACCTCGGGCCGGTGTCGGCCAGTGGTTTTGATTGGTTGCGTGAGCCGGTGGACGTGATCATCAACGCCACATCGGCGAGCCTGACCGGCGACGTGCCGCCGATTGCGCCAAGCCTGATCGAGCCGGGCAAGACCCTGTGCTACGACATGATGTATGGCAAGGAACCGACGGCGTTCTGCCGTTGGGCCAGCGAGAATGGCGCGGCGGTGGCGATGGATGGCTTGGGGATGCTTGCTGAGCAGGCGGCTGAGGCATTTTACCTGTGGCGCGGCGTACGCCCGGACACGGCGCCAGTATTAGCCGAACTGCGCCGCCAGTTGGCCCAATAA
- the betC gene encoding choline-sulfatase — protein MKRKNILFIMADQMAAPMLPFYGPSPIKLPNLSRLAAQGVVFDAAYCNSPLCAPSRFTLVSGQLPSKIGAYDNAADFPADVPTYAHYLRRLGYRTALSGKMHFCGPDQLHGYEERLTSDIYPADYGWAVNWDEPDVRPSWYHNMSSVLQAGPCVRTNQLDFDEEVVFKAQQYLFDHIREDGDQPFCLTVSMTHPHDPYTIPKAFWDLYDDADIPLPTTPDQHELDPHSQRLLKVYDLWDKPLPVDKIRDARRAYFGACSYIDANVGKLLQTLEETGLIDDTIIVFSGDHGDMLGEKGLWYKMHWYEMAARVPLLISAPGQFAAGRVSAAVSTADLLPTFVELAGGTLEPGLPLDGRSLVSHLQGQGGHDEVFGEYMAEGTVSPLMMIRRGAYKFIYSESDPCLLFDVDNDPRELEELSQSPQHRTLFDDFLAEARAKWDIPAIHREVLASQRRRRFVADALTIGKLKSWDHQPLVDASQQYMRNHIDLDDLERKARYPQPCQNQ, from the coding sequence ATGAAGCGCAAGAATATTCTTTTCATCATGGCCGATCAGATGGCCGCGCCAATGTTGCCGTTCTACGGCCCTTCGCCGATCAAACTGCCGAATCTTTCCCGCCTCGCCGCCCAAGGCGTGGTGTTCGACGCCGCTTACTGCAACAGCCCGTTGTGCGCACCGTCGCGTTTTACCCTGGTCAGCGGCCAGTTGCCGAGCAAGATCGGCGCCTATGACAATGCTGCCGATTTCCCCGCCGATGTGCCGACTTACGCCCATTACCTGCGCCGCCTCGGCTACCGCACCGCGCTGTCAGGGAAAATGCACTTCTGTGGCCCGGACCAATTGCACGGTTATGAAGAACGCCTGACCAGCGATATCTACCCGGCCGATTACGGTTGGGCGGTGAACTGGGACGAACCGGACGTGCGCCCGAGTTGGTATCACAACATGTCTTCAGTGCTGCAGGCCGGTCCGTGTGTGCGCACCAACCAACTCGATTTCGACGAAGAGGTGGTGTTCAAGGCGCAACAATATCTGTTCGATCATATTCGCGAGGACGGCGACCAGCCGTTCTGCCTGACCGTATCAATGACTCACCCACACGACCCGTACACCATTCCCAAGGCGTTCTGGGATTTGTACGACGATGCCGATATCCCGTTGCCTACAACGCCGGATCAACACGAACTCGATCCGCACTCGCAGCGCCTGCTCAAAGTTTACGACCTGTGGGATAAACCACTGCCTGTGGACAAGATTCGCGATGCGCGCCGGGCGTACTTCGGTGCCTGCAGCTATATCGACGCCAACGTTGGCAAACTCCTGCAAACACTGGAAGAAACCGGATTAATCGATGACACGATCATTGTGTTCTCCGGTGACCACGGCGACATGCTCGGCGAGAAAGGCCTCTGGTACAAAATGCACTGGTATGAAATGGCGGCCCGTGTACCCCTGTTGATAAGTGCCCCGGGACAATTCGCTGCCGGGCGTGTCAGCGCTGCGGTATCGACCGCTGACCTGTTGCCAACCTTCGTTGAACTGGCCGGCGGCACGCTGGAACCCGGCTTGCCGCTGGATGGCCGCTCACTGGTCTCGCATCTGCAAGGGCAGGGCGGTCATGACGAAGTGTTCGGCGAATACATGGCCGAGGGCACCGTCAGCCCGTTGATGATGATCCGTCGCGGCGCCTACAAGTTTATCTACAGTGAAAGCGACCCCTGCCTACTCTTTGATGTAGACAACGATCCCCGCGAACTGGAAGAACTCAGCCAATCGCCGCAGCATCGCACGCTGTTCGACGATTTTCTCGCCGAAGCGCGGGCCAAGTGGGACATTCCGGCGATTCACCGGGAAGTCCTCGCCAGCCAGCGCCGGCGGCGTTTTGTTGCCGACGCGCTGACCATCGGCAAGCTGAAGAGCTGGGATCACCAGCCACTGGTGGACGCCAGTCAGCAGTACATGCGCAACCACATCGATCTCGATGATCTGGAGCGCAAAGCACGTTATCCACAACCCTGCCAAAACCAATAA
- a CDS encoding choline sulfate utilization transcriptional regulator, which translates to MYEALGDLSLDLLRAFEAAARQRSFTAAAVELGTTQPAISQQIKRLEEQLGTRLFDRIYRGIELTEVGAILFEQVALGLQNIDAGLSAISAQQQHEVLQVATDFAFAAYWLMPRLHRFHEANPQVDVSLVTSERNHNMLRTDIDVAILFGDGRFKQGESHWLFSEEVFPVCSPQLLKDRALPLPAQALLEFPLLHLRGENSSNWFDWSGLFRELGINTPPAPGQLRFDNYTLLIQAAIGGQGVAIGWRHLVDNLLSQGLLYRPIAETTLSRLGYYVVLPQRKRRGALIQQFVDWLMVEQASSAESLNGLALPSIAV; encoded by the coding sequence ATGTATGAAGCCTTGGGTGATCTGTCGCTCGACCTGCTCCGCGCCTTCGAAGCGGCGGCTCGGCAGCGCAGTTTTACTGCTGCCGCGGTTGAGCTTGGCACCACGCAACCGGCGATCAGCCAGCAGATCAAACGGCTGGAAGAACAGCTCGGCACGCGCCTGTTTGACCGAATCTACCGAGGCATCGAGCTGACCGAAGTCGGCGCGATCCTGTTTGAGCAAGTTGCCTTGGGTTTGCAGAATATCGACGCTGGATTGAGTGCGATCAGCGCACAACAGCAACACGAGGTGCTGCAAGTCGCCACCGATTTTGCCTTCGCCGCTTATTGGTTAATGCCACGCTTGCACCGTTTTCACGAAGCCAATCCGCAGGTTGACGTGAGCCTGGTGACCAGCGAACGCAACCACAACATGCTGCGCACCGACATCGACGTGGCGATCCTGTTTGGCGATGGGCGCTTTAAACAGGGTGAAAGCCATTGGTTGTTCAGCGAGGAAGTGTTCCCGGTGTGCAGTCCGCAATTGCTCAAGGATCGCGCCCTGCCCCTGCCTGCTCAGGCGTTACTGGAGTTTCCGTTGTTGCACCTGCGCGGGGAAAACAGCAGCAACTGGTTTGACTGGAGTGGTCTGTTCCGTGAGCTCGGTATCAATACACCGCCGGCGCCGGGGCAATTGCGCTTCGACAATTACACGCTGTTGATTCAAGCGGCGATTGGCGGCCAAGGCGTGGCGATTGGCTGGCGGCACCTTGTGGATAACTTGCTGAGTCAGGGTTTGTTATACCGGCCGATTGCTGAAACGACGCTGTCGCGGTTGGGTTATTACGTGGTGCTGCCGCAACGCAAACGTCGGGGCGCGCTGATTCAGCAGTTTGTCGATTGGTTGATGGTGGAGCAGGCGAGTAGCGCTGAATCGCTCAATGGGTTGGCATTGCCTTCGATTGCGGTTTGA